One region of Ptiloglossa arizonensis isolate GNS036 chromosome 8, iyPtiAriz1_principal, whole genome shotgun sequence genomic DNA includes:
- the LOC143149904 gene encoding histone H2A yields MSGRGKGGKTKGKAKTRSSRAGLQFPVGRIHRLLRKGNYAERVGAGAPVYLAAVMEYLAAEVLELAGNAARDNKKTRIIPRHLQLAIRNDEELNKLLSGVTIAQGGVLPNIQAVLLPKKTSTGGSGKGDKASQEY; encoded by the exons ATGTCAGGCCGTGGTAAAGGTG GAAAGACCAAGGGAAAGGCGAAGACCCGCAGTAGTAGGGCAGGGCTCCAGTTCCCTGTGGGAAGAATCCATCGACTTTTGAGGAAAGGAAATTACGCAGAACGAGTTGGAGCTGGTGCACCGGTCTATTTAGCTGCCGTAATGGAATATTTGGCGGCTGAAGTACTCGAGTTAGCCGGGAATGCCGCGAGAGACAACAAGAAGACGAG GATAATTCCACGTCATTTGCAGCTAGCTATCCGCAATGACGAAGAGTTAAACAAATTGCTGTCGGGTGTAACTATCGCCCAAGGTGGTGTCCTCCCTAATATTCAAGCAGTTCTGTTGCCGAAGAAGACTAGTACCGGTGGATCTGGAAAAGGCGACAAAGCATCTCAAGAATATTAG